The proteins below come from a single Micromonospora citrea genomic window:
- the eccCa gene encoding type VII secretion protein EccCa, with protein MSTVVVKRPARQPEPDYPSGEVLLEAPPEVPAPSGRAWGQMLMVLPMLAGSFAMALMFAGRGGSTLGYVMGGLFGLSAIGMLGSQLANNSGGPGKQEMLQKRREYMTHLSRQRRRVLKTIRKQREAAFYRHPDPEALWSVPLGPRLWERRRGDVDFATVRIGLGPQELATPLVPPPATSLEKLEPMCALALRRFLTTYGEVPDLPVTMALNGFARVHLRGDDDAVRGLVTSVLAQATAFHAPDDMLVAVCVAADRRAAWEWTKWLPHALHPTRTDALGQLRLVAPSVTGLEAMLDDVLASRPRFNSSGGAPQVGGPHVLVVIDGGDTAGSDHLMTEGGVEGVTLLDLSHPAPRVLDRARLVLDVTADRRLHSTTVDGSAEIGRADDCRIDEIETLAMQLAPLRLSAASRGGDAPLTAELGLAELLNLGDPYDFEVDRAWQPRPNRDRLRVPIGVGADGAPVELDLKESAQDGMGPHGLLIGATGSGKSELLRTLVLALAATHSSENLNFVLIDFKGGATFTRLDALPHTSAVITNLADELPLVDRMTDAINGELVRRQELLRAAGNYASQRDYEKARAAGAPLAPLPSLLIICDEFSELLTAKPDFIDMFVQIGRVGRSLGVHLLLASQRLEEGRLRGLDTHLSYRIGLRTFSAMESRVVLGATDAYELPRSPGHGYLRFGTEPLVRFKAAYVSGTYRSKTAEAVAAGDGEERVREYSTAYVAPPVTRTVQEPTPEPADTGGESVLDILVGRLAGRGAPAHQVWLPPLAEPPTLDQLLPPLTADPARGVTVAHAGLVGELQVAVGVVDKPFDQRRDVLWFDLAGAAGHTVVVGGPQSGKSTLLRTIVTSLALTHTPREAQVYCLDLGSSALSSLRDLPHVGAVATRLDGGLVRRTVAEMQLLMGERERRFGERGIDSMAEYRRARRHGQHTDDPFGDVFLVIDGWSTIRAEFEDLESTINDIANRGLSFGIHLIVTAGRWMDLRPAVRDVFGTRLELRLADAGDSLLDRRAAMNVPEKSPGRGITADGQQFLAALPRTDGAQETDTLPEGGRKLVNDLAGAWQGPGAPPIRLLPAVVPYGSLPATGRPGVPIGIAEVDLQPVHLDFAADPHFLLFGDGESGKSTFLRALAQTIVDRNQLTEARLVIVDYRRSMLGDINTPHLIGYGSSAQLTEGIIAEVAGVMRDRLPPNDVTPDQLRARSWWKGPDLYVLVDDYDLVAGAGSNPLAPLLEFLPQARDIGLHLVIARRTGGASRALYEPVLMRLREISTPGIVMSGNRDEGVLLGTVRPGPLPPGRGWLVTRREGTRLVQLVHLPPRT; from the coding sequence GTGAGCACGGTCGTCGTGAAACGTCCGGCCCGGCAGCCGGAGCCGGATTACCCGTCCGGCGAGGTCCTGCTGGAGGCGCCACCCGAGGTGCCCGCGCCGAGTGGGCGTGCCTGGGGCCAGATGCTGATGGTGCTGCCGATGCTCGCCGGCTCGTTCGCGATGGCGCTGATGTTCGCCGGCCGTGGCGGCAGCACACTCGGTTACGTCATGGGAGGCCTCTTCGGGCTCTCCGCGATCGGCATGCTCGGCTCCCAGCTCGCCAACAACTCCGGCGGCCCGGGCAAGCAGGAGATGTTGCAGAAGCGGCGCGAGTACATGACGCACCTGTCGCGGCAGCGCCGCCGGGTGCTCAAGACGATCCGCAAGCAGCGGGAGGCGGCGTTCTACCGGCACCCGGATCCGGAGGCGCTCTGGTCCGTCCCGCTCGGGCCGCGGCTGTGGGAGCGCCGGCGCGGCGACGTGGACTTCGCCACCGTGCGCATCGGTCTCGGCCCGCAGGAGCTGGCCACGCCCCTGGTCCCGCCGCCGGCGACCTCGCTGGAGAAGCTGGAGCCGATGTGCGCGCTGGCGCTGCGTCGCTTCCTGACCACCTACGGCGAGGTGCCGGACCTGCCGGTGACGATGGCGCTCAACGGCTTCGCCCGGGTGCACCTGCGCGGCGACGACGACGCGGTGCGTGGGCTCGTCACGTCGGTGCTCGCCCAGGCCACCGCGTTCCACGCGCCGGACGACATGCTCGTCGCGGTCTGCGTCGCCGCCGACCGGCGGGCCGCGTGGGAGTGGACCAAGTGGCTGCCGCACGCGCTGCACCCGACCCGCACCGACGCGCTCGGTCAGCTCCGGCTGGTCGCGCCCTCGGTCACCGGGCTCGAGGCGATGCTCGACGACGTGCTGGCGAGCCGCCCGCGGTTCAACTCCTCCGGCGGCGCGCCCCAGGTGGGCGGGCCCCATGTCCTGGTCGTCATCGACGGCGGTGACACCGCCGGATCGGACCACCTGATGACCGAGGGTGGTGTTGAGGGGGTCACCCTGCTCGACCTCTCCCACCCGGCGCCACGGGTGCTGGACCGGGCCCGGCTGGTGCTCGACGTGACCGCCGACCGGCGGCTGCACAGCACCACCGTGGACGGTTCGGCGGAGATCGGGCGGGCCGACGACTGCCGGATCGACGAGATCGAGACGCTCGCCATGCAGCTGGCGCCGCTGCGCCTCTCGGCCGCGTCCCGAGGAGGCGATGCCCCGCTCACCGCCGAGCTGGGTCTGGCCGAACTGCTCAACCTCGGCGACCCGTACGACTTCGAGGTGGACCGGGCCTGGCAGCCCCGGCCGAACCGGGACCGGCTGCGGGTTCCGATCGGTGTGGGCGCCGACGGCGCACCGGTCGAGCTGGACCTCAAGGAGTCCGCGCAGGACGGCATGGGTCCGCACGGCCTGCTGATCGGCGCCACCGGCTCGGGCAAGTCCGAGCTGCTGCGCACGCTGGTGCTGGCGCTCGCCGCCACGCACAGCTCGGAGAACCTGAACTTCGTCCTGATCGACTTCAAGGGTGGTGCGACCTTCACCCGGCTGGACGCCCTGCCGCACACCAGCGCGGTGATCACCAACCTGGCCGACGAGCTGCCGCTGGTCGACCGGATGACCGACGCGATCAACGGTGAGCTGGTGCGCCGGCAGGAGTTGCTGCGCGCGGCCGGCAACTACGCCTCGCAACGCGACTACGAGAAGGCCCGGGCGGCGGGCGCCCCGTTGGCGCCGCTGCCGAGCCTGCTCATCATCTGCGACGAGTTCTCCGAGCTGCTCACCGCCAAGCCGGACTTCATCGACATGTTCGTGCAGATCGGCCGGGTCGGCCGGTCGCTCGGCGTGCACCTGCTGCTCGCCTCGCAGCGGCTGGAGGAGGGCCGGCTGCGCGGCCTGGACACCCACCTGTCGTACCGGATCGGTCTGCGGACGTTCTCGGCGATGGAGAGCCGGGTGGTGCTCGGCGCCACCGACGCGTACGAGCTGCCCCGGTCGCCGGGCCACGGCTACCTGCGCTTCGGCACCGAACCACTGGTCCGCTTCAAGGCCGCGTACGTCTCCGGCACCTACCGCAGCAAGACGGCCGAGGCGGTCGCCGCCGGTGACGGGGAGGAGCGTGTGCGGGAGTACAGCACCGCCTACGTCGCGCCGCCGGTGACGCGTACGGTCCAGGAGCCGACACCGGAACCGGCCGACACGGGCGGCGAGAGCGTGCTGGACATCCTGGTCGGCCGGCTCGCCGGCCGGGGTGCGCCGGCCCACCAGGTGTGGCTGCCCCCGCTGGCGGAGCCGCCGACGCTGGACCAGCTGCTGCCGCCGCTGACGGCGGACCCGGCCCGGGGCGTGACGGTGGCGCACGCCGGCCTGGTGGGCGAGCTGCAGGTGGCCGTCGGCGTCGTCGACAAGCCGTTCGACCAGCGCCGGGACGTGCTCTGGTTCGACCTGGCCGGCGCGGCCGGCCACACGGTGGTCGTCGGCGGCCCGCAGAGCGGCAAGAGCACCCTGCTGCGCACGATCGTCACCTCGTTGGCGCTGACCCACACTCCCCGGGAGGCTCAGGTCTACTGCCTCGACCTGGGCAGCAGCGCGCTCTCCTCGCTGCGCGACCTGCCGCACGTCGGCGCGGTCGCGACCCGGCTCGACGGCGGTCTGGTCCGCCGGACCGTCGCCGAGATGCAACTGCTGATGGGCGAGCGGGAGCGGCGGTTCGGCGAGCGCGGCATCGACTCGATGGCCGAGTACCGGCGGGCCCGCCGGCACGGCCAGCACACCGACGATCCGTTCGGTGACGTCTTCCTGGTCATCGACGGCTGGTCCACCATCCGTGCCGAGTTCGAGGACCTTGAGTCGACCATCAACGACATCGCCAACCGGGGTCTCTCCTTCGGCATCCACCTGATCGTCACCGCCGGTCGCTGGATGGACCTGCGCCCTGCCGTGCGGGACGTCTTCGGTACCCGGCTGGAGCTCCGGCTGGCCGACGCGGGAGATTCCCTTCTGGACCGTCGGGCCGCGATGAACGTGCCGGAGAAGTCACCCGGCCGGGGTATCACCGCCGATGGGCAGCAGTTTCTCGCCGCCCTGCCCCGCACCGACGGCGCGCAGGAGACGGACACGCTGCCTGAGGGAGGCCGCAAGCTGGTCAACGACCTGGCCGGCGCCTGGCAAGGGCCGGGCGCTCCGCCGATCCGGCTGCTTCCGGCGGTGGTTCCGTACGGCAGCCTGCCGGCCACCGGACGGCCCGGGGTGCCGATCGGTATCGCCGAGGTGGACCTCCAGCCGGTGCACCTGGACTTCGCCGCCGACCCGCACTTCCTGCTCTTCGGCGACGGCGAGTCGGGCAAGAGCACGTTCCTGCGGGCGCTGGCGCAGACGATCGTCGACCGCAACCAGCTGACCGAGGCCCGGCTGGTCATCGTCGACTACCGCCGCAGCATGCTCGGCGACATCAACACTCCGCACCTGATCGGGTACGGCTCGTCGGCCCAGCTCACCGAGGGCATCATCGCCGAGGTCGCCGGGGTGATGCGGGACCGGCTGCCGCCCAACGACGTGACGCCCGACCAACTGCGCGCCCGCAGTTGGTGGAAGGGGCCGGACCTGTACGTCCTGGTCGACGACTACGACCTGGTGGCGGGCGCGGGCAGCAACCCGCTGGCCCCGTTGCTGGAGTTCCTGCCGCAGGCCCGGGACATCGGTCTGCACCTGGTCATCGCCCGCCGCACCGGCGGTGCGAGCCGAGCGCTGTACGAGCCGGTGCTGATGCGGCTGCGGGAGATCAGCACGCCGGGCATCGTGATGTCCGGCAACCGGGACGAGGGTGTGCTGCTCGGCACCGTCCGCCCCGGGCCGCTGCCGCCGGGCCGGGGCTGGCTGGTCACGCGGCGGGAGGGCACCCGCCTCGTGCAGTTGGTGCACCTGCCGCCACGGACGTGA
- the eccD gene encoding type VII secretion integral membrane protein EccD — MVTQAGTGLVRIAVVAPNRRLDLALPEHLPLVRLLPAVLRQAEEHPSDGTSHGGWTLRRTDGNAVDLNRTLAVQNVRDGETLHLVPRRTEWPELAYDDLMEAVADGARRRGVAWNPFATRLTGLIVGGALLLLGLAVIVASDEPGWLGGVIALGTAAVLLLVGIVLSRAMADSLAGAVVAAAGLPYAFVGGTLVIGTGESVWALGAPHVLLGSAVLLLAGLLGFLGVGDATRVFVAAVFAGFWGMLGGLFALGSMDAAQGAAIVVSVVTLLLPAMPLLAVRLGKIPMPALPRTAEDLLRDEPQPRRELVYQATARADEVLTGMIFGSFVVTVGGLIVLTAHGSVAALLLTGVVALGHLLRARLVPTVRHRVPLLAVGLVGLALLPLVGAADAETVLRVLAVLPVAVVAAGFSVSAGLAYSRRAPSPRLARLGDMLDILLQLAVVPVACSVLGLYAFMRALNG; from the coding sequence GTGGTCACCCAGGCCGGAACCGGTCTCGTGCGCATCGCCGTCGTCGCCCCGAACCGACGGCTCGATCTCGCCCTGCCCGAGCATCTGCCGCTCGTCAGGCTGCTTCCCGCCGTGCTGCGGCAGGCGGAGGAGCACCCGTCGGACGGGACGTCACACGGTGGCTGGACGCTGCGCCGCACCGACGGCAACGCCGTCGACCTGAACCGCACGCTCGCCGTGCAGAACGTCCGGGACGGCGAGACGCTGCACCTGGTGCCGCGCCGCACCGAGTGGCCCGAGCTGGCGTACGACGATCTGATGGAGGCTGTCGCCGACGGCGCGCGCCGGCGCGGGGTGGCCTGGAACCCGTTCGCGACCCGGCTGACCGGTCTGATCGTCGGCGGCGCGCTGCTGCTGCTCGGCCTGGCCGTCATCGTCGCATCCGACGAGCCCGGCTGGCTCGGTGGCGTGATCGCCCTCGGCACCGCCGCGGTGCTGCTGCTGGTCGGGATCGTGTTGTCCCGGGCGATGGCCGACTCCCTCGCCGGGGCCGTGGTCGCCGCCGCCGGTCTGCCGTACGCCTTCGTCGGCGGCACCCTGGTGATCGGCACCGGGGAGTCCGTCTGGGCGCTCGGCGCGCCGCACGTGCTGCTCGGTTCCGCCGTCCTGCTCCTCGCCGGCCTGCTCGGCTTCCTCGGTGTCGGCGACGCGACCCGGGTCTTCGTGGCGGCGGTCTTCGCCGGGTTCTGGGGCATGCTCGGCGGCCTCTTCGCCCTCGGCTCGATGGACGCGGCGCAGGGCGCGGCGATCGTGGTCAGCGTCGTGACCCTGCTGCTGCCGGCGATGCCGCTGCTCGCCGTACGGCTCGGGAAGATTCCGATGCCGGCGCTGCCCCGCACCGCCGAGGACCTGCTGCGCGACGAGCCGCAACCCCGGCGCGAGTTGGTCTATCAGGCCACCGCCCGGGCCGACGAGGTGCTCACCGGCATGATCTTCGGCTCGTTCGTGGTCACCGTCGGCGGCCTGATCGTGCTCACCGCGCACGGCTCGGTCGCCGCCCTGCTGCTGACCGGAGTGGTCGCACTCGGTCACCTGCTGCGTGCCCGGCTGGTGCCGACCGTCCGGCACCGCGTGCCGCTGCTCGCCGTGGGCCTGGTCGGGCTGGCCCTGCTGCCCCTGGTCGGCGCGGCAGACGCCGAAACGGTGCTGCGGGTGCTGGCGGTGCTGCCGGTGGCGGTGGTCGCGGCCGGGTTCTCGGTCAGCGCCGGGCTCGCCTACAGCCGGCGCGCCCCGTCGCCCCGACTGGCCCGCCTGGGCGACATGCTCGACATCCTGCTGCAACTGGCCGTGGTGCCGGTGGCCTGCAGCGTGCTGGGCCTGTACGCGTTCATGCGCGCGCTGAACGGCTGA
- a CDS encoding WXG100 family type VII secretion target yields the protein MSDKYYGWTPPYIPSYAGVVDDYAAERSAQAEPYEPTNWDGVTIEQMWEYARKESDERTVALAETWRRTSSLLQTTRENLKRHADALDAKWRSPAGRVFMEKVGAALHSLDEWKSVADKSASGLEQLADKIEKTQRDMRELWLEYKAEQEHQAKKAKDDEGVQFGDLFGINNAKSYEDVQKEFHERAKNIVKPLADLYIDVYISNITRGGMYKGPTNAVVHTPSLAPRPTRPGAPAGPKPVAPTMSGDRPTRPDMPNRPDTPDTPTTPTPPPPPGLPDGVRLAGTTITPPAPPGPPPAPPPVTHAPGTPPPPTPVLPVTGGQGTPRPNAPNINSRPGTPRTTLPGAGAPTPGTRGPAPNRPTLPGAGNPGGNPASRGAPPNRPTLPGNTGTGRPGGLRSGAPGLGTRPTGPATPPSTPRLPGSTAGPRHAGGTPGRPASPPPSLGGQRGTGPATPATSGPRAGSPTAGRPGTPPSAARPATPSVGGTRAGGPPTPGAGARPDLSGRGAGGAPRPAPTTGPAPSLGGRRGGPAVPGSRSAARPAEDEPETWEYGEGDDELWTTEPVAVGNIEAPAEHRPQQQGKALGQG from the coding sequence ATGAGCGACAAATACTACGGGTGGACGCCACCGTACATTCCGAGTTACGCCGGTGTCGTCGACGACTACGCCGCCGAGCGGTCTGCCCAGGCCGAACCCTACGAGCCCACGAATTGGGACGGGGTCACCATCGAGCAGATGTGGGAGTACGCCCGCAAGGAGAGCGACGAGCGCACCGTCGCCCTCGCCGAAACCTGGCGGCGGACCAGCAGCCTGCTGCAGACCACGCGGGAGAACCTCAAGCGGCACGCCGACGCGCTGGACGCCAAGTGGCGGTCGCCGGCGGGCCGGGTCTTCATGGAGAAGGTGGGCGCGGCCCTTCACTCGCTTGACGAGTGGAAGAGCGTCGCCGACAAGTCGGCCAGCGGTCTGGAGCAGCTCGCCGACAAGATCGAGAAGACCCAGCGGGACATGCGCGAGCTCTGGCTGGAATACAAGGCCGAGCAGGAGCACCAGGCCAAGAAGGCCAAGGACGACGAGGGCGTGCAGTTCGGCGACCTGTTCGGGATCAACAACGCCAAGTCGTACGAGGACGTGCAGAAAGAATTCCACGAGCGGGCGAAGAACATCGTCAAGCCGCTCGCGGACCTCTACATCGACGTCTACATCTCGAACATCACGCGCGGCGGCATGTACAAGGGGCCGACGAACGCGGTCGTGCACACCCCCTCGCTGGCCCCGCGGCCCACTCGACCCGGCGCACCGGCCGGGCCGAAGCCGGTCGCCCCGACCATGTCCGGCGACCGGCCGACCAGGCCGGACATGCCCAACCGCCCCGACACGCCCGACACGCCCACCACGCCCACGCCACCGCCGCCGCCCGGCCTGCCCGACGGCGTCAGGCTCGCCGGCACCACGATCACACCTCCCGCGCCGCCCGGGCCCCCGCCCGCCCCGCCGCCGGTCACCCACGCGCCGGGAACTCCGCCTCCGCCCACCCCGGTGCTGCCGGTGACCGGCGGCCAGGGCACCCCGCGTCCGAACGCGCCGAACATCAACAGCCGGCCGGGTACACCGCGCACCACCCTGCCGGGTGCCGGGGCACCCACCCCGGGCACCCGCGGCCCGGCGCCGAACCGGCCCACCCTGCCGGGTGCCGGCAACCCCGGCGGGAACCCGGCGAGTCGCGGCGCCCCGCCGAACCGACCCACCCTGCCCGGCAACACCGGCACCGGCCGGCCGGGTGGCCTCCGCTCCGGCGCGCCGGGCCTCGGCACTCGGCCGACCGGCCCGGCCACCCCGCCGTCGACCCCGCGCCTGCCGGGCAGCACCGCCGGTCCCAGGCACGCGGGGGGCACTCCGGGTCGGCCGGCGTCGCCGCCGCCGAGCCTCGGCGGCCAGCGCGGCACCGGTCCGGCCACGCCCGCCACGTCCGGCCCGCGCGCCGGCTCCCCGACCGCCGGCCGTCCCGGCACGCCGCCGAGTGCCGCTCGCCCGGCCACGCCGAGCGTCGGCGGCACCCGTGCGGGTGGCCCGCCCACCCCTGGCGCGGGTGCCCGTCCGGATCTCTCGGGCCGTGGCGCGGGGGGTGCGCCGCGTCCGGCCCCCACCACGGGGCCGGCGCCGTCGTTGGGTGGACGCCGGGGAGGCCCGGCCGTCCCAGGCTCGCGCAGCGCCGCACGCCCGGCTGAGGACGAGCCGGAGACCTGGGAGTACGGCGAGGGCGACGACGAGCTCTGGACCACCGAGCCGGTCGCGGTCGGCAACATCGAGGCGCCGGCGGAGCATCGACCGCAGCAGCAGGGCAAGGCGCTCGGTCAGGGCTGA
- the mycP gene encoding type VII secretion-associated serine protease mycosin, whose amino-acid sequence MRLAPRPAATLATAALSVLAALALAGTPAQAADGRKDAWHLDALELTELHKISQGEGITVAVVDTGVDARHPDLKNNVLPGVDLYDERSKGHQDRQGHGTAMASLIAGHGHGPGGREGVLGVAPKAKLLPVTVQGAKGKAIIAPDALAAGIDWAVDHGADVINVSLGSSTDVDLDRAVKRAYQKNVIVVAAVGNKQDAIIGSPANHPGALAVTGTDRNGRPSRIAAIPAEETDLAAPGDDLFAALPDGRYTMSTGSSGSAALVSGAVALVKSKYPNLSSYDLFKRMVETTRDAGKPGKDLDYGYGQLDLRQALTGEPDGRGSRSQAAQEPEVDPTLARARAENSGTSNKAVEWVLSLAVVVVFLGLVATVVLLVRRRLRRRTAASSKEVRTPVAGPAGSETPYPPAPGEPYRPVPGAHPGRPGVPPSGPAGGQPTHSADPTGDAGWRRPGT is encoded by the coding sequence ATGCGTCTCGCCCCTCGCCCGGCGGCCACGCTGGCCACGGCCGCGCTGAGCGTCCTGGCGGCCCTGGCCTTGGCGGGCACGCCGGCCCAGGCCGCCGACGGCCGCAAGGACGCCTGGCACCTCGACGCCCTTGAACTGACCGAGCTGCACAAGATCAGCCAGGGTGAGGGCATCACGGTCGCGGTCGTCGACACCGGAGTGGACGCCCGGCACCCGGACCTGAAGAACAACGTGCTCCCCGGCGTGGATCTCTACGACGAACGGAGCAAGGGACACCAGGACCGGCAGGGGCACGGCACCGCGATGGCGTCCCTGATCGCCGGCCACGGGCACGGCCCGGGTGGCCGCGAGGGCGTGCTCGGCGTCGCCCCGAAGGCCAAGCTCCTGCCGGTGACCGTGCAGGGCGCCAAGGGCAAGGCGATCATCGCGCCGGACGCGCTCGCGGCCGGGATCGACTGGGCGGTGGACCACGGCGCCGACGTCATCAACGTCTCCCTGGGTAGCTCGACCGACGTCGATCTGGATCGGGCGGTGAAACGGGCCTACCAGAAGAACGTGATCGTCGTCGCCGCTGTCGGCAACAAGCAGGACGCGATAATCGGTAGCCCGGCCAACCACCCCGGCGCGCTGGCGGTGACCGGCACCGACCGCAACGGTCGCCCCAGCCGGATCGCCGCCATCCCCGCCGAGGAGACCGACCTCGCCGCGCCCGGCGACGACCTGTTCGCCGCGCTGCCCGACGGGCGGTACACGATGAGCACCGGGAGCAGCGGCTCCGCCGCGCTCGTCTCCGGCGCGGTCGCCCTGGTGAAGTCGAAGTACCCGAACCTCAGCTCGTACGACCTGTTCAAGCGGATGGTGGAGACGACCCGCGACGCCGGCAAACCGGGTAAGGACCTCGACTACGGCTACGGCCAGCTCGATCTTCGCCAGGCGTTGACCGGGGAGCCGGACGGCCGAGGCAGCCGAAGCCAGGCGGCTCAGGAGCCGGAGGTCGACCCGACCCTCGCCCGTGCGCGCGCGGAGAACTCAGGGACATCGAACAAGGCCGTCGAATGGGTGCTCTCGTTGGCGGTCGTGGTCGTCTTCCTCGGCCTCGTGGCGACGGTGGTCCTGCTTGTGCGGCGACGCCTCCGTCGGAGGACCGCGGCATCCTCGAAGGAGGTCCGCACTCCGGTCGCCGGTCCCGCCGGGAGCGAAACCCCGTACCCGCCGGCACCAGGCGAGCCGTACCGGCCGGTGCCGGGAGCGCATCCGGGCAGGCCTGGCGTGCCGCCGTCGGGCCCGGCAGGCGGGCAGCCGACCCACTCCGCGGACCCGACGGGTGACGCCGGCTGGCGCCGGCCAGGCACCTGA